One Candidatus Poribacteria bacterium genomic window, GCAATCGGAGAAAGAAACAACACCACAAACTTGCTTTACACCATGAGCGAACAGTCAACAGACGCAAAGACTTTATTGGTAAACTCGTTTACAAACTTTACCACCATCAGAAAAATAATGTGTTGGTCGCTGAAAATCTAAACACCTCCAACATGGTAAAGAACAAACACCTCAGCAAGAGCATTTCCGATGCGTCTTGGAGCACCTTCTTTCAGTGGTGTGCGAGTATAGCCGAAAGAGACGGCTTGCACTTCCACCAAGTTGANNNNNNNNNNNNNNNNNNNNNNNNNNNNNNNNNNNNNNNNNNNNNNNNNNNNNNNNNNNNNNNNNNNNNNNNNNNNNNNNNNNNNNNNNNNNNNNNNNNNNNNNNNNNNNNNNNNNNNNNNNNNNNNNNNNNNNNNNNNNNNNNNNNNNNNNNNNNNNNNNNNNNNNNNNNNNNNNNNNNNNNNNNNNNNGAGACACGGGACCTACAAAACGCAAAACAGTTATTGCTTTTTGCTACAGGAACAAGTCTTTAGGCTTGGGTACATTGACCTA contains:
- a CDS encoding transposase, coding for MVCPYRLPTAAVAVDVGTTHYLTTSEGEKEDNPRWYRQAEGLLRKHSKDLTRKKKGSNRRKKQHHKLALHHERTVNRRKDFIGKLVYKLYHHQKNNVLVAENLNTSNMVKNKHLSKSISDASWSTFFQWCASIAERDGLHFHQV